A window of Conger conger chromosome 13, fConCon1.1, whole genome shotgun sequence contains these coding sequences:
- the il12a gene encoding interleukin-12 subunit alpha — translation MQAKVPSGLLSWLLLAALSPLLCHLTAGSPLKTPQKLDTNECIRFSRVLLTTVSKVLTHDKLYRGFNCSQQLTEINSTLSACEPDAGQEECLGNIKQDLEQRRDSLQSYDRAKLELMPVVTAIQDLLQTPSSPRARNDDFDTRVALCTELKGFHVRTITINRIMGYLAV, via the exons ATGCAGGCGAAAGTTCCTTCTG GGTTGCTCTCCTGGCTGCTCTTGGCTGCGCTCTCCCCGCTTCTCTGCCACCTGACCGCGGGGTCCCCGCTGAAAACGCCGCAGAAACTGGACACGAACGAATGCATCAGGTTCTCCCGAGTCCTCCTGACTACCGTATCCAAAGTGCTCACACAC GACAAACTGTACAGAGGATTCAACTGCTCCCAGCAGCTTACGGAAATCAACAGCACGTTGTCTGCTTGCGAACCAGACGCTGGACAG GAGGAATGTCTGGGGAACATTAAGCAGGATCTGGAGCAGCGCAGGGACAGCCTGCAGTCTTACGATCGGGCCAAGCTGGAGCTGATGCCTGTGGTCACGGCCATCCAGGACCTTCTGCAG ACTCCCAGCAGTCCGAGGGCCAGGAATGACGACTTCGACACGCGAGTGGCCCTCTGCACGGAGCTGAAGGGCTTCCACGTGCGCACCATCACCATCAACAGGATCATGGGATACCTGGCAGTTTAA
- the si:dkeyp-97b10.3 gene encoding NACHT, LRR and PYD domains-containing protein 1b allele 2 isoform X2, with protein sequence MVAEMTSFGSSASFEESERDISPPDQKDSTETSTGESSADEGSDRDAAAAAEDDEEEEKDAIEGGASRHDQDPVLEPNSEEQSGTDAVRRVCCERCQLMQSQDQGFERVNPRRISRGRLLALLDAEGVYECSVTGLVFEVTQKAQVRYSVLSWSKFGAYLQDSWKFAGPIFDVDCDPAILTAIQLPHSLCLADPADAVSFSVLHVKGGRGLVEAVSDHGGGRVKWRVSSLSPVGAIVQTPRPAEHHGVVLVFRQLAQRSSNSFHVYIATNNESDIKDIKKEVRIAKKRFVMLDKPATCLLQEESKYQLTSDPEGDITPECLRFTQAVLKMKSYFEVFFEQPPPFKLSLVEAESGQTVWSTTLREGDFEDMNANEKPKRGPEGEFVWRGGASASAFITLHLYTLLLSRATCNLLG encoded by the exons tgaGAGGGACATTTCACCGCCAGACCAGAAAG ACAGCACAGAGACGTCCACGGGGGAGAGCTCAGCGGACGAGGGCTCAG acagggatgctgctgctgctgctgaggaTGATGAAGAGGAAG AGAAAGACGCCATTGAGGGAGGAGCTTCTAGGCACG ATCAGGATCCTGTTCTGGAGCCAAACTCAGAGGAACAGAGTGGGACAG ATGCTGTGAGGAGGGTCTGTTGTGAGAGGTGCCAGCTCATGCAG TCACAGGACCAGGGCTTCGAACGCGTAAATCCCAGGAGAATCTCACGAGGAAGACTACT GGCCTTGCTGGACGCGgagggtgtgtatgagtgctcCGTCACTGGACTGGTGTTCGAGGTTACCCAGAAGGCCCAGGTGCGCTACTCCGTTCTCTCCTGGAGTAAGTTTGGGGCCTACCTGCAGGACTCCTGGAAATTTGCGGGTCCCATCTTCGACGTGGACTGTGACCCGGCCATCCTCACTGCCATCCAGCTCCCCCATTCGCTGTGCCTGGCAG aCCCGGCGGATGCTGTGAGCTTCAGTGTGCTGCATGTGAAGGGCGGGCGGGGGCTGGTGGAGGCGGTGTCGGATCACGGCGGCGGGCGGGTGAAGTGGCGGGTGTCGTCTCTGTCCCCCGTGGGGGCCATCGTGCAGACCCCGCggccggcggagcaccacggcgtGGTGCTGGTGTTCCGTCAGCTCGCCCAGCGCTCCTCCAACTCCTTCCACGTCTACATCGCCACCAACAACGAGTCCGACATCAAG GACATCAAGAAAGAGGTGCGCATTGCGAAAAAGCGCTTTGTGATGTTGGACAAACCCGCCACATGtctgctgcaggaggagagcaAGTACCAGCTCACCAGCGACCCCGAGGGGGACATCACGCCTGAG TGTCTGAGGTTCACGCAGGCTGTGCTGAAGATGAAGAGTTATTTTGAAGTCTTCTTCGAGCAGCCGCCTCCGTTCAAGCTGTCGCTGGTGGAGGCGGAGTCGGGTCAGACCGTGTGGAGCACCACACTGCGAGAGG GAGACTTTGAGGACATGAATGCCAATGAGAAACCAAAGCGAGGACCTGAAGGTGAGTttgtgtggaggggaggagcctctgcctctgccttcattacactacacttatatacactgcttttatccagagcaacttgcaatttattaggctaa
- the si:dkeyp-97b10.3 gene encoding NACHT, LRR and PYD domains-containing protein 1b allele 2 isoform X1: MVAEMTSFGSSASFEESERDISPPDQKGNVSENESSGSDSTETSTGESSADEGSDRDAAAAAEDDEEEEKDAIEGGASRHDQDPVLEPNSEEQSGTDAVRRVCCERCQLMQSQDQGFERVNPRRISRGRLLALLDAEGVYECSVTGLVFEVTQKAQVRYSVLSWSKFGAYLQDSWKFAGPIFDVDCDPAILTAIQLPHSLCLADPADAVSFSVLHVKGGRGLVEAVSDHGGGRVKWRVSSLSPVGAIVQTPRPAEHHGVVLVFRQLAQRSSNSFHVYIATNNESDIKDIKKEVRIAKKRFVMLDKPATCLLQEESKYQLTSDPEGDITPECLRFTQAVLKMKSYFEVFFEQPPPFKLSLVEAESGQTVWSTTLREGDFEDMNANEKPKRGPEGEFVWRGGASASAFITLHLYTLLLSRATCNLLG; this comes from the exons tgaGAGGGACATTTCACCGCCAGACCAGAAAG GAAATGTGAGTGAGAACGAAAGCAGCGGCTCAG ACAGCACAGAGACGTCCACGGGGGAGAGCTCAGCGGACGAGGGCTCAG acagggatgctgctgctgctgctgaggaTGATGAAGAGGAAG AGAAAGACGCCATTGAGGGAGGAGCTTCTAGGCACG ATCAGGATCCTGTTCTGGAGCCAAACTCAGAGGAACAGAGTGGGACAG ATGCTGTGAGGAGGGTCTGTTGTGAGAGGTGCCAGCTCATGCAG TCACAGGACCAGGGCTTCGAACGCGTAAATCCCAGGAGAATCTCACGAGGAAGACTACT GGCCTTGCTGGACGCGgagggtgtgtatgagtgctcCGTCACTGGACTGGTGTTCGAGGTTACCCAGAAGGCCCAGGTGCGCTACTCCGTTCTCTCCTGGAGTAAGTTTGGGGCCTACCTGCAGGACTCCTGGAAATTTGCGGGTCCCATCTTCGACGTGGACTGTGACCCGGCCATCCTCACTGCCATCCAGCTCCCCCATTCGCTGTGCCTGGCAG aCCCGGCGGATGCTGTGAGCTTCAGTGTGCTGCATGTGAAGGGCGGGCGGGGGCTGGTGGAGGCGGTGTCGGATCACGGCGGCGGGCGGGTGAAGTGGCGGGTGTCGTCTCTGTCCCCCGTGGGGGCCATCGTGCAGACCCCGCggccggcggagcaccacggcgtGGTGCTGGTGTTCCGTCAGCTCGCCCAGCGCTCCTCCAACTCCTTCCACGTCTACATCGCCACCAACAACGAGTCCGACATCAAG GACATCAAGAAAGAGGTGCGCATTGCGAAAAAGCGCTTTGTGATGTTGGACAAACCCGCCACATGtctgctgcaggaggagagcaAGTACCAGCTCACCAGCGACCCCGAGGGGGACATCACGCCTGAG TGTCTGAGGTTCACGCAGGCTGTGCTGAAGATGAAGAGTTATTTTGAAGTCTTCTTCGAGCAGCCGCCTCCGTTCAAGCTGTCGCTGGTGGAGGCGGAGTCGGGTCAGACCGTGTGGAGCACCACACTGCGAGAGG GAGACTTTGAGGACATGAATGCCAATGAGAAACCAAAGCGAGGACCTGAAGGTGAGTttgtgtggaggggaggagcctctgcctctgccttcattacactacacttatatacactgcttttatccagagcaacttgcaatttattaggctaa